A section of the Paralichthys olivaceus isolate ysfri-2021 chromosome 16, ASM2471397v2, whole genome shotgun sequence genome encodes:
- the onecut3b gene encoding hepatocyte nuclear factor 6 isoform X2, translating to MELTMENIHSVSSHPQAGDLMSSQHARPSPSPSSTPRNLVSHAPGARSAMVTGMGSLLESSGGDYRTDPSSLSGHLHPSISMCESGMSLSNTYTTLTPLQHLPPISTVSDKFHHPHSHHHAAAHQRLSAGNVSGSFTLMREDHRGLASMGNLYSHYPKEMSVSGMGHGSLSPMSSGLGSLHNSQQPLSAYGPSAHLSADAKMISPVTGFESHASMLSRSEQDHLARSLGGHGHSMISNLNGMHHHPHSHLHSQANGAVMLGDRERHGHGAGQGVAGSNIQAEEINTKEVAQRITAELKRYSIPQAIFAQRILSRSQGTLSDLLRNPKPWSKLKSGRETFRRMWKWLQEPEFQRMSALRLAVVRPGRERARLTAHKARSHPSVQASTTTSSSTHANVRRRTEDESVTRCQRSSDWSSPTCSVAPW from the exons ATGGAGCTCACCATGGAGAACATTCACAGCGTCTCCTCGCACCCCCAGGCGGGAGACCTCATGAGCTCTCAGCACGCACGACCGTCTCCGTCCCCCAGCTCCACACCCAGGAATCTGGTCTCGCACGCTCCTGGCGCACGGTCAGCCATGGTCACCGGCATGGGCTCGCTCCTGGAGAGCTCCGGCGGGGATTACCGGACAGACCCGTCCTCGCTCTCCGGTCACCTGCACCCATCCATCAGCATGTGTGAGAGCGGGATGAGCCTCAGCAACACGTACACCACCCTGACGCCCCTGCAGCATCTACCTCCGATATCCACCGTCTCGGATAAGTTTCACCACCCGCACTCGCACCACCACGCTGCCGCCCATCAACGACTCTCTGCCGGGAACGTCAGCGGCAGCTTCACGTTGATGCGGGAGGACCACCGGGGGCTCGCCTCCATGGGCAATCTGTACAGTCACTACCCCAAAGAGATGTCCGTGTCTGGCATGGGCCACGGCTCGCTCTCCCCCATGTCTAGCGGGCTGGGCTCTTTGCACAACTCCCAGCAGCCGCTTTCAGCATACGGTCCGAGTGCGCACCTCTCCGCCGACGCCAAGATGATCTCTCCGGTGACAGGTTTTGAGTCCCACGCCTCCATGCTGTCCCGAAGTGAACAAGATCATCTGGCGAGGAGTTTAGGCGGTCACGGCCACAGCATGATCTCCAACCTCAACGGCATGCACCACCACCCGCACAGTCATCTTCACTCCCAGGCGAACGGCGCGGTGATGCTCGGGGACCGGGAGAGGCACGGCCACGGAGCCGGCCAGGGAGTAGCAGGGTCGAACATCCAAGCGGAGGAGATCAACACAAAGGAGGTAGCTCAGAGGATAACGGCCGAGTTGAAGCGATACTCCATCCCGCAGGCCATATTCGCCCAGAGGATCTTGAGCCGGTCGCAGGGGACACTCTCAGACCTCCTACGGAACCCCAAACCCTGGAGTAAGCTCAAGTCAGGCCGGGAGACCTTCAGGAGGATGTGGAAGTGGCTGCAGGAGCCCGAGTTTCAGCGGATGTCTGCTCTCCGACTCGCCG TAGTCCGTCCAGGGCGGGAGAGGGCCCGTCTCACCGCACACAAAGCCCGATCTCATCCCTCCGTCCAGGCGTCGACTACCACTAGCAGCAGCACG caTGCAAACGTAAGGAGGAGGACCGAGGACGAGAGCGTAACCAGGTGCCAAAGAAGCAGCGACTGGTCTTCACCGACCTGCAGCGTCGCACCTTGGTAG
- the onecut3b gene encoding hepatocyte nuclear factor 6 isoform X1: MELTMENIHSVSSHPQAGDLMSSQHARPSPSPSSTPRNLVSHAPGARSAMVTGMGSLLESSGGDYRTDPSSLSGHLHPSISMCESGMSLSNTYTTLTPLQHLPPISTVSDKFHHPHSHHHAAAHQRLSAGNVSGSFTLMREDHRGLASMGNLYSHYPKEMSVSGMGHGSLSPMSSGLGSLHNSQQPLSAYGPSAHLSADAKMISPVTGFESHASMLSRSEQDHLARSLGGHGHSMISNLNGMHHHPHSHLHSQANGAVMLGDRERHGHGAGQGVAGSNIQAEEINTKEVAQRITAELKRYSIPQAIFAQRILSRSQGTLSDLLRNPKPWSKLKSGRETFRRMWKWLQEPEFQRMSALRLAACKRKEEDRGRERNQVPKKQRLVFTDLQRRTLVAIFRENRRPSKEMQITISQQLGLELSTVSNFFMNSRRRCTDRWDTEEHGHGMHGHVHTPHGNNTSQLQPGTSSATTFSKA; the protein is encoded by the exons ATGGAGCTCACCATGGAGAACATTCACAGCGTCTCCTCGCACCCCCAGGCGGGAGACCTCATGAGCTCTCAGCACGCACGACCGTCTCCGTCCCCCAGCTCCACACCCAGGAATCTGGTCTCGCACGCTCCTGGCGCACGGTCAGCCATGGTCACCGGCATGGGCTCGCTCCTGGAGAGCTCCGGCGGGGATTACCGGACAGACCCGTCCTCGCTCTCCGGTCACCTGCACCCATCCATCAGCATGTGTGAGAGCGGGATGAGCCTCAGCAACACGTACACCACCCTGACGCCCCTGCAGCATCTACCTCCGATATCCACCGTCTCGGATAAGTTTCACCACCCGCACTCGCACCACCACGCTGCCGCCCATCAACGACTCTCTGCCGGGAACGTCAGCGGCAGCTTCACGTTGATGCGGGAGGACCACCGGGGGCTCGCCTCCATGGGCAATCTGTACAGTCACTACCCCAAAGAGATGTCCGTGTCTGGCATGGGCCACGGCTCGCTCTCCCCCATGTCTAGCGGGCTGGGCTCTTTGCACAACTCCCAGCAGCCGCTTTCAGCATACGGTCCGAGTGCGCACCTCTCCGCCGACGCCAAGATGATCTCTCCGGTGACAGGTTTTGAGTCCCACGCCTCCATGCTGTCCCGAAGTGAACAAGATCATCTGGCGAGGAGTTTAGGCGGTCACGGCCACAGCATGATCTCCAACCTCAACGGCATGCACCACCACCCGCACAGTCATCTTCACTCCCAGGCGAACGGCGCGGTGATGCTCGGGGACCGGGAGAGGCACGGCCACGGAGCCGGCCAGGGAGTAGCAGGGTCGAACATCCAAGCGGAGGAGATCAACACAAAGGAGGTAGCTCAGAGGATAACGGCCGAGTTGAAGCGATACTCCATCCCGCAGGCCATATTCGCCCAGAGGATCTTGAGCCGGTCGCAGGGGACACTCTCAGACCTCCTACGGAACCCCAAACCCTGGAGTAAGCTCAAGTCAGGCCGGGAGACCTTCAGGAGGATGTGGAAGTGGCTGCAGGAGCCCGAGTTTCAGCGGATGTCTGCTCTCCGACTCGCCG caTGCAAACGTAAGGAGGAGGACCGAGGACGAGAGCGTAACCAGGTGCCAAAGAAGCAGCGACTGGTCTTCACCGACCTGCAGCGTCGCACCTTGGTAGCCATCTTCAGAGAGAACCGCCGCCCCTCCAAAGAGATGCAGATCACCATCTCCCAGCAGCTGGGTCTTGAGCTTTCAACTGTCTCCAACTTCTTCATGAACTCACGCCGCCGCTGTACGGACCGCTGGGACACAGAGGAGCATGGCCACGGGATGCATGGCCATGTGCACACACCTCACGGAAACAACACCTCACAGCTCCAACCCGGTACCTCCTCTGCGACCACGTTTTCTAAGGCCTGA
- the onecut3b gene encoding hepatocyte nuclear factor 6 isoform X3: protein MELTMENIHSVSSHPQAGDLMSSQHARPSPSPSSTPRNLVSHAPGARSAMVTGMGSLLESSGGDYRTDPSSLSGHLHPSISMCESGMSLSNTYTTLTPLQHLPPISTVSDKFHHPHSHHHAAAHQRLSAGNVSGSFTLMREDHRGLASMGNLYSHYPKEMSVSGMGHGSLSPMSSGLGSLHNSQQPLSAYGPSAHLSADAKMISPVTGFESHASMLSRSEQDHLARSLGGHGHSMISNLNGMHHHPHSHLHSQANGAVMLGDRERHGHGAGQGVAGSNIQAEEINTKEVAQRITAELKRYSIPQAIFAQRILSRSQGTLSDLLRNPKPWSKLKSGRETFRRMWKWLQEPEFQRMSALRLAVVRPGRERARLTAHKARSHPSVQASTTTSSSTVRMQT, encoded by the exons ATGGAGCTCACCATGGAGAACATTCACAGCGTCTCCTCGCACCCCCAGGCGGGAGACCTCATGAGCTCTCAGCACGCACGACCGTCTCCGTCCCCCAGCTCCACACCCAGGAATCTGGTCTCGCACGCTCCTGGCGCACGGTCAGCCATGGTCACCGGCATGGGCTCGCTCCTGGAGAGCTCCGGCGGGGATTACCGGACAGACCCGTCCTCGCTCTCCGGTCACCTGCACCCATCCATCAGCATGTGTGAGAGCGGGATGAGCCTCAGCAACACGTACACCACCCTGACGCCCCTGCAGCATCTACCTCCGATATCCACCGTCTCGGATAAGTTTCACCACCCGCACTCGCACCACCACGCTGCCGCCCATCAACGACTCTCTGCCGGGAACGTCAGCGGCAGCTTCACGTTGATGCGGGAGGACCACCGGGGGCTCGCCTCCATGGGCAATCTGTACAGTCACTACCCCAAAGAGATGTCCGTGTCTGGCATGGGCCACGGCTCGCTCTCCCCCATGTCTAGCGGGCTGGGCTCTTTGCACAACTCCCAGCAGCCGCTTTCAGCATACGGTCCGAGTGCGCACCTCTCCGCCGACGCCAAGATGATCTCTCCGGTGACAGGTTTTGAGTCCCACGCCTCCATGCTGTCCCGAAGTGAACAAGATCATCTGGCGAGGAGTTTAGGCGGTCACGGCCACAGCATGATCTCCAACCTCAACGGCATGCACCACCACCCGCACAGTCATCTTCACTCCCAGGCGAACGGCGCGGTGATGCTCGGGGACCGGGAGAGGCACGGCCACGGAGCCGGCCAGGGAGTAGCAGGGTCGAACATCCAAGCGGAGGAGATCAACACAAAGGAGGTAGCTCAGAGGATAACGGCCGAGTTGAAGCGATACTCCATCCCGCAGGCCATATTCGCCCAGAGGATCTTGAGCCGGTCGCAGGGGACACTCTCAGACCTCCTACGGAACCCCAAACCCTGGAGTAAGCTCAAGTCAGGCCGGGAGACCTTCAGGAGGATGTGGAAGTGGCTGCAGGAGCCCGAGTTTCAGCGGATGTCTGCTCTCCGACTCGCCG TAGTCCGTCCAGGGCGGGAGAGGGCCCGTCTCACCGCACACAAAGCCCGATCTCATCCCTCCGTCCAGGCGTCGACTACCACTAGCAGCAGCACGGTGCG caTGCAAACGTAA